GACCGCCGCGGGCTTCGTCGTGCTCAAGCGGCGCTGGGTGGTCGAGCGCAGCTTCGCCTGGATCATGAAGTGCCGCCGCCTGGTGCGCGACTACGCGCAACTCACCGCCGTCGCCGAAGCCCTCATCACCATCGCCGCAACCGCCACGCTGCTCAGAAGATGGCAGTGACCCTTCTCAAACACGCTCTCACGCCCGCCGCTCGCGCGGCCTTCAGGGCTTCCGCCGCGCTCATAGTCGTCCGCTCCACCCGGGCATGCCCGTTTTTTCCGGCTCGGATCGAGGCGGGCAATTTGCGTCCGCACCGTCCGCATCGGTCTCGCCGTTGGATTTCAACGGATTGCTGCGGACGGTTGCACCGTTGCCGCCCATTGCAGTGTCCGCAGGAGCGGCGACCGTCCGCGCCGATGGTGCTGCGAAGCCGTTGGCCGGATTGTTTTTCGGCCGAATCGC
This DNA window, taken from Tepidamorphus gemmatus, encodes the following:
- a CDS encoding transposase, whose protein sequence is TAAGFVVLKRRWVVERSFAWIMKCRRLVRDYAQLTAVAEALITIAATATLLRRWQ